The Campylobacter concisus genome includes the window GGTGGCGATAATTCTAAATCATTCAGATTTTGTGATTAAAATATATCCACTCTCGCTAATATTTTTAAATTTCACACCAAGCTCACGCTTTAGACGAAGTATCACATTTTGGATAGCCGCCTTGCTAACATCGCTCTCATAGACAAATTCTTCTATCATCTCATAAGTAACTAGCTTATTTAGATTATAAGCAAAGAGCCAAAATATCTTATTTTGCAAAAAGCTAAGATAAATTTCAATGCCGTTTTTATAAATTTTCTCTCTTTTTAAATTTATACTCACCTCATCGCTTAAATAAACTAGCTTTTCATCTCGTTCAAAACTTAAACTAATAAGCATTGATCTAAGATCTTTCATATCAATAGGCTTTTTTAAAAAAAGCATCGCCCCTTCCTCCATGCTTTTTATCAAATTTTCATCGCTATCATAAGAGGTAAAGACGATAAATTTTTGGTGCGGCTTTGTACGTTTCATCTCATTCATCATCTCGAAGCCATTAAGCACTGGCATGTGAATATCACTCATCACAATATCAAAGCCTTGCTTTTTAAATTTCTCCACGCCATCTTGTCCATTGCAAGCACCAATTACCTGTTCGCAATAAGGTTTAAGTCCGCTAATAATAAG containing:
- a CDS encoding two-component system response regulator; its protein translation is MQEVLEILKKTSVLVVEDDDMARELIISGLKPYCEQVIGACNGQDGVEKFKKQGFDIVMSDIHMPVLNGFEMMNEMKRTKPHQKFIVFTSYDSDENLIKSMEEGAMLFLKKPIDMKDLRSMLISLSFERDEKLVYLSDEVSINLKREKIYKNGIEIYLSFLQNKIFWLFAYNLNKLVTYEMIEEFVYESDVSKAAIQNVILRLKRELGVKFKNISESGYILITKSE